In Helicobacter bilis, a genomic segment contains:
- a CDS encoding lipase — protein MFDKLINLKQFTETSHAALEQQTYKIALFNNSLREQIIRQLPKDIAQEQDHNLYNLLSSLYSHNAYYTYVDSKDIENLSINDLDNESKLGYFYCLYQCNPLLVLDNENNTTLNSKVITQNFGYKDDFYLSFIVNKDSLNDTYLQARKALYKTMMNLRKEREQEYQKEQTRISQLSYEEYKEEQGKKERQERFSSRNTNTNNLILESKDKNNVIIFLDSANSLSNLIHIHNERIDIFTKDTNTIDIQELAKAYQDYGITLDSLHSSNTQIFLYSQLLLGSKESPNNPLFFGELNKEGVFIESKPVYHLIGEIDSNSIESTSNNIDSNNSLSTLQVFLGSNTLTLLNYSLIDSSLNIKLECNSKESKEILEKEQTQREQTQKESTPIDSLTSTAFLHPILEDNELKCPHNGVVKLKSNKGKPFKSKGIPMILESDLINSSIVGCTNNIAGVPTPCTLISVILPSARALKKYNDDYPIMQDLVNGNVFSDKGFPLIATPKPNTFKINSPKPTHTKDTSKEALASVIRLTKPSMRLRYKINTLQRDNLPIYRLKLNGEIIESSSDDEALKSITLDIHKDTKDLDSTIKLDKRAYSSQSTHNTTTHNNTNTTDNNATDSTTSLLSLLLKDYPKYYEFKEIDLQLDTNLLSLILIIPKKIPKVYDKAYKEYEYKDYGVGRFQYVYRYCECRELEVKNNDYTNIGLHGDALTQYIITLLTPAKAKKIEIHLANGVDSMTESKDDVDSHILKCSVINGGHSERLWGDI, from the coding sequence ATGTTTGATAAATTGATAAACTTAAAACAATTTACAGAAACGAGTCATGCTGCCTTGGAGCAGCAAACCTACAAAATTGCCCTGTTTAATAATTCTTTAAGAGAGCAAATTATAAGACAACTTCCTAAAGATATTGCACAAGAGCAAGACCACAATCTCTATAACCTCCTATCCTCCCTCTACTCTCACAATGCCTACTATACTTATGTAGATTCTAAAGACATAGAGAATCTAAGTATTAATGATTTAGATAATGAATCTAAGCTAGGATATTTTTATTGTTTGTATCAATGCAATCCTTTGCTAGTGCTAGATAATGAAAATAATACAACACTCAATAGCAAAGTCATTACGCAAAATTTTGGTTACAAAGATGATTTTTATCTCTCTTTCATCGTCAATAAAGATTCTCTAAATGATACATACCTACAAGCTAGAAAAGCCTTATATAAAACAATGATGAATCTAAGAAAGGAAAGAGAGCAAGAATATCAAAAAGAACAGACAAGAATCTCACAATTGAGCTATGAGGAATACAAAGAGGAGCAAGGAAAAAAAGAGAGGCAAGAGAGATTTTCAAGTAGAAACACCAACACCAACAATCTCATCTTAGAATCTAAAGACAAAAATAATGTGATTATCTTTTTAGATTCTGCTAACTCTCTATCCAACCTTATCCATATCCATAATGAAAGAATAGATATTTTTACTAAAGATACAAACACTATTGATATACAAGAGTTAGCAAAAGCCTATCAAGATTATGGTATCACTTTAGATTCTTTGCATTCTAGCAACACACAAATCTTTTTATATTCTCAATTATTATTAGGCTCTAAAGAATCCCCTAATAATCCGTTATTCTTTGGTGAGTTAAACAAAGAGGGCGTGTTTATAGAATCTAAGCCTGTGTATCACTTAATCGGTGAGATAGATTCTAACTCTATAGAATCTACAAGCAATAATATAGATTCTAATAATTCCCTAAGCACCCTCCAAGTATTTTTAGGTAGTAATACCCTAACCCTCCTTAATTATTCTCTTATTGATTCTAGCCTTAACATCAAATTAGAATGTAACTCTAAAGAATCTAAAGAAATACTAGAAAAAGAACAAACACAAAGAGAGCAGACACAAAAAGAATCCACCCCCATAGATTCTCTAACAAGCACCGCATTCTTGCACCCAATATTAGAAGATAATGAATTAAAATGTCCTCATAATGGAGTAGTAAAACTAAAGAGTAATAAAGGTAAACCTTTTAAGTCTAAAGGCATACCTATGATTCTAGAATCTGATTTAATCAACTCTAGCATAGTAGGTTGCACTAATAATATCGCAGGTGTTCCTACTCCATGCACTCTTATTTCTGTAATACTCCCTAGTGCTAGAGCATTAAAGAAATATAATGATGATTATCCCATAATGCAAGATTTAGTTAATGGCAATGTCTTTAGTGATAAAGGATTCCCTCTTATTGCTACACCTAAGCCTAATACATTTAAGATAAACTCGCCTAAGCCCACTCATACTAAAGATACAAGTAAAGAAGCATTAGCTTCAGTGATAAGACTTACTAAACCAAGTATGAGATTGCGTTATAAAATAAATACACTTCAAAGAGATAATCTGCCTATATATAGACTAAAGCTTAATGGTGAGATTATAGAATCTAGTAGTGATGATGAGGCGCTGAAAAGTATAACTCTTGATATACATAAGGATACTAAAGACTTAGATTCTACTATAAAGCTAGATAAGAGAGCATATAGCTCACAATCTACACATAATACTACTACTCATAATAATACAAACACTACAGACAACAATGCTACAGATTCTACTACTTCATTACTATCCTTACTCCTTAAGGATTATCCTAAATACTATGAGTTTAAAGAGATAGATTTACAGCTAGATACTAATCTTTTATCACTTATACTCATTATCCCTAAGAAAATCCCTAAAGTCTATGATAAAGCATATAAAGAGTATGAATATAAAGATTATGGTGTAGGGAGGTTTCAGTATGTTTATAGGTATTGTGAATGTAGGGAATTAGAAGTAAAGAATAATGACTATACTAATATAGGACTACATGGAGATGCACTCACACAATATATCATTACTCTCCTCACTCCAGCTAAAGCAAAGAAAATAGAAATACATTTAGCTAATGGAGTAGATTCTATGACAGAATCTAAAGATGATGTGGATTCTCATATCTTAAAGTGTAGTGTCATCAATGGAGGACATAGTGAGAGATTGTGGGGAGATATATGA